One segment of Podospora pseudopauciseta strain CBS 411.78 chromosome 5 map unlocalized CBS411.78m_5.2, whole genome shotgun sequence DNA contains the following:
- a CDS encoding NRPS protein (antiSMASH:Cluster_5; COG:Q; EggNog:ENOG503P0UV; SMCOG1002:AMP-dependent synthetase and ligase), with the protein MASPQRFAPPRIDASTSWLMLEDEPLEARLLSVVAQVLGIGAATLRIQASFRELGGDEQSASALRQACLDAGMDIAVDDILRCSTLAELQTCITPCTTPARNIDNELDDAPFFALPDVDSHNNIMAKDDGGAHSRKPSQASQASSVTVGKQRTELEQALGIQPEIGRMATVRPKAGLLEGKLVALLTLASMQKEKTDSSPIDLIPQSHALFAGTQVANLRQAAESTLEPDAVPDLWIVLDGMPMTDSGDVDERRLRTWAQNINEDVHHQALSLELQETLQAPESGMEKTLQRLVSKILDVPQSQIGVNFSFSQLGGDEMTAMELAARCKHESIYIHASEALGSTTLSELAAIAATRGGLAHKWDEETSDVFDLSPMQHLYFQTSMGGDLKRRVGIEGSYRYNQSFLLRFKKHFSFVDISAAVEAIVAHHPMLRARFGRGLHGWVQRALPEVPGSYTISQNTIRSEKEAEEIIAKTQISINVETGPVFAVDCFTFQDEQQWIYLAAHHLAVDVPSWRTIIHDLDELLVNGSLLSQRSMPFHKWVDMQKADASGPDPRELLPFPVQPGDYAYWGLQDAANTYGDAVEVGFSLSHELTSILQTSCNQVFQTDSVDIYLAALMLSFAQTFHDRSVPAIWNQEHGRDPLNPDVDISETVGWVSSLCPIGQKVESGDDFITVLRHLKDTRRNIPGRGIQYFGSRFYHYNKADIVANDWPFEIIFRYAGSMQHLERDDGVLEQLPIPGRSLGSSTSDIGADVGRIAMFEVDAVVDQGMARVKFLYSKHSTDQTRISQWIHNYEHLLLEAIGRLRYHPQELTLTDVPHLDVTYEGLQTFNKERLLTLNLPSVRDVETIYPVTAVQQSILISQALRPDTCYVHAIYEFASPNGDPIDISRICTAWQQVTMRHAALRTVFTESVSETGLWDKVILRRASPEMLFIDTAPAEDPVYELSNLPNLRPSDSKPLHRLTVCKAPTRTLVKLDISTALCDSISIHLLLHDLRRVYATERAIMEPEQFQYPDYLFFLKNVRQESSLKYWREKLTGVNPCMFPRLTVLPEEQKFVNAGLELDITSYELANFTRTHKISAAAVLRLAWGLLLRCFTGSNQVCFGFQTAGRDEANVGMRHAVGSFANTVACTFELLTYGPVIHALQKVEEELQATLPHQNFTMAELQHAMGAKGGERLYNSCLTFTEEPAGLNSKFTTRTSFELKPITLQQTFDTDVVVNTRFTGGKLFVDIGQRIMSPEQSINVASTFGKAIRAILATPNSSIGLVDLFTDRDLAQILAWDAESPQLTETLTDTVVHELISRQAEMQPSSQAICSWDGSYTYLQLEEEATKLAHHLVDAGVGPHSVVPVVMDKCKLAPVAMLAVLKAGAAFVPVDSLELGIIQPIFERLTNSRVAVSSELAAPVLSNLFDQVVVVTSELMGAIPDNLGSLTSMAAPTDAACVLFVPTSTSEARGVTFSHSALATALVGQGPAARITPLSRVMQLSSFNVDICITEIFTTLVYGACVCIPSAAEKLQDFGAAVNRMQVNWSYMTPLLSRKLDPTLLPSLKVVCFRTRSLDDDTYNIWHGKVNVVLAYGPQDCCPLGIAFLEAMGTHHLRSIGRPFSGNLLIVNPEDHKKRVPVGAVGELVVEGPTLGFSYPNRESTVSPMSPLGTTGGKARYFKTGHRARYTEGGLMEFISSQREDIDLDGKTINVTEIEQYLRRCLGRGMDVIVDIVAFRGPKSDTILAAFVEFGDRIEVDESLSSLSLATQEQLATVKQLVQAGLENRPPPCMLPSVFIPVKHLPVTPSLKVNRRRLQKMITGMTKEELFSICAFSTEARLAMLKPLPPTESEEKMRLLWARVLGMEDSKITALDTFFGLGGDVIMAGQLVAACRREGISLPIAKVLQNATLAELSRTVAETASPQSLPVPQAPTSPPPPVPTASNSPASPPTPSQTPVPNPSPTAQSSNAIKEVFIEKVIAPKIGVDPSSIADAAEASSVQIRYIETGMLRGRSNINYLTFNFIGAVDSKKLETACKTLISIHPILRTVFVPYNRRVYQAVLKNPDIEFRRHYCPTWRLATMLEKIVKKDQSSGTKFETPMTKFMFLDGSKQSVLVLRLTKAQYDDLSVALLVKDLKRLYDGSQPAPKRPSYCDFLRTAQLSMAQGPGAEEYWRALLEGAVMTQVVAHSQPYQMSTHVKTIRNPMLSLGPLASLGISFETVLKAAWGMTLAKLSATSDVVFGELIDGRHVRLPGNVSVAGVMGPTVNTIPIRIQFPDASLTPMSLLQYVQAQHGAGVPFENLGTLFLIEKCTPWPYWTRFSTVVRHQYEDTAILPNEPKSFHLGAASCKFTINESRAQDIPDLFVRSVVRPPGRVEISISYCSERIPEAFADHALRMLATNITMLTNANLTQELIPQGYQYRNMMRRIPLTPSESASSQSSEADSLNLINSLSQEQITLIRTAVSNTWSTILNPLALGVPEDQVHNASFYDLWGSLIPASQMMQQLNRELPKANIPGADANLKVTMEEIIENATMLKQFEVIASKVKPLGNKDAARKEKSRETTRVGTDSPKLSGLQQKRKPSMNNLAAPASSSSLGSRIRRLASTVGRTNSPPIARPQTATSPPPATPTTPVAIGLASAMVADMSPLAPKLVGSLSPSMASTPTMRNGASSAAGVPNSAPQLPSLPLFESIAEESEAASDNTLKPAAWRKASPLLPGSSADSMTTGSSASSHHSGEGLGLMARIDEHDTEEDTIVATNNQIRTGANTPMITEEIIAGEAEDVTSPLAAPPTTTPKTGSTRYFSTTSSGQAESTAGVREAKERSKLWGKTGMSPVVG; encoded by the exons ATGGCCTCCCCCCAGAGGTTTGCCCCTCCGCGCATCGATGCCTCGACTTCCTGGTTAATGCTCGAAGACGAACCCCTCGAAGCGCGTTTGCTCAGCGTGGTTGCTCAGGTCTTGGGAATCGGCGCGGCAACACTGCGGATACAGGCCTCCTTCAGAGAGTTAGGAGGTGACGAACAGAGCGCCTCTGCGCTAAGACAGGCTTGCCTGGATGCTGGGATGGATATTGCTGTGGACGACATTCTTCGATGTTCGACCCTCGCCGAGTTACAGACATGCATAACGCCATGCACCACGCCAGCGCGAAACATCGACAATGAACTCGACGATGCCCCATTTTTTGCCCTTCCTGACGTTGACAGCCACAACAATATTATGGCGAAAGATGATGGCGGGGCTCATTCGCGCAAGCCAAGCCAGGCGAGCCAGGCCAGTTCGGTAACAGTAGGGAAGCAGAGAACGGAACTCGAACAAGCGCTTGGGATACAACCAGAGATTGGGAGGATGGCCACGGTAAGGCCAAAAgctgggttgttggagggcaAGCTGGTGGCTCTTCTCACCCTCGCTTCCATGCAGAAAGAGAAGACAGATTCCTCGCCGATCGACCTCATTCCACAGTCACACGCCCTCTTTGCCGGTACCCAGGTTGCCAACTTACGGCAAGCAGCCGAGTCGACTCTGGAGCCCGACGCCGTGCCAGACTTGTGGATTGTGTTGGACGGAATGCCCATGACAGACTCTGGCGACGTGGACGAGAGACGGTTGCGAACATGGGCCCAGAACATCAATGAGGATGTCCACCACCAGGCTCTCAGCTTGGAGCTTCAAGAAACATTGCAAGCCCCAGAATCGGGCATGGAAAAGACACTGCAGAGGCTGGTCAGCAAAATACTGGATGTCCCACAGAGTCAGATTGGCGTCAATTTCTCCTTCTCGCAATTGGGCGGGGATGAGATGACAGCTATGGAACTCGCTGCTCGATGCAAACATGAGTCCATATATATCCACGCTTCCGAAGCCCTCGGATCAACAACACTGTCCGAGTTGGCAGCCATTGCAGCAACCCGGGGCGGGCTGGCTCACAAATGGGACGAGGAGACATCGGACGTCTTTGATCTATCACCAATGCAGCACTTGTACTTCCAGACCTCGATGGGCGGTGATCTCAAGCGGAGAGTTGGCATTGAAGGGAGCTATCGCTACAACCAGAGCTTTCTCTTGCGGTTCAAGAAACACTTCAGCTTTGTCGATatctccgccgccgtcgaggCAATCGTTGCGCACCATCCCATGCTCCGCGCGCGCTTCGGTCGGGGATTGCATGGGTGGGTGCAAAGGGCGCTGCCCGAGGTGCCGGGCTCATATACGATATCTCAAAACACCATCCGATCCGAGAAGGAAGCCGAGGAAATTATCGCCAAGACGCAAATATCCATCAACGTCGAGACAGGACCGGTGTTTGCAGTTGACTGCTTCACATTCCAGGATGAGCAGCAGTGGATTTACTTGGCTGCCCACCACCTTGCGGTCGATGTTCCATCCTGGCGCACCATTATCCATGATTTGGACGAGCTCCTCGTGAACGGTAGTCTGCTGTCACAAAGGTCAATGCCATTCCACAAGTGGGTTGACATGCAGAAAGCTGACGCCAGTGGCCCGGACCCAAGGGAGCTGCTCCCCTTCCCAGTCCAACCCGGCGATTATGCCTATTGGGGCCTCCAAGATGCCGCCAACACATATGGCGATGCTGTCGAGGTCGGCTTCTCGCTTAGCCACGAACTTACCTCGATACTCCAAACGTCATGCAACCAAGTATTCCAGACAGATTCCGTTGACATTTACCTTGCCGCCCTCATGCTGTCTTTCGCCCAGACCTTCCACGACCGATCTGTGCCAGCCATTTGGAACCAAGAGCACGGGAGAGACCCCCTAAACCCTGATGTCGATATCTCCGAGACAGTGGGGTGGGTCAGTTCCCTTTGCCCCATTGGCCAAAAGGTCGAGAGCGGGGACGACTTCATTACGGTTCTTCGCCACCTGAAAGATACAAGAAGAAATATTCCAGGACGAGGGATACAGTACTTTGGGTCGCGCTTCTACCACTACAACAAGGCCGATATCGTCGCTAACGACTGGCCATTTGAGATCATATTTCGTTACGCCGGTTCTATGCAGCATCTGGAAAGGGATGATGGCGTCCTAGAACAACTTCCGATTCCCGGCCGGTCACTGGGCTCAAGCACCTCCGATATTGGAGCCGACGTGGGCCGCATTGCAATGTTTGAGGTTGACGCTGTGGTCGATCAAGGGATGGCGAGGGTAAAATTTCTCTACAGCAAACATTCCACAGACCAGACTCGGATATCACAGTGGATACACAACTACGAGCATCTGTTACTGGAGGCTATTGGGCGACTCAGGTACCACCCGCAGGAACTGACCTTGACCGACGTGCCACATCTAGATGTTACATATGAGGGCTTGCAAACCTTTAACAAGGAACGGCTCTTGACACTTAACCTTCCCAGCGTCCGCGATGTCGAGACCATTTACCCAGTCACCGCTGTCCAGCAGAGCATCCTGATCAGCCAGGCCTTGAGACCCGATACGTGCTATGTTCATGCAATTTACGAGTTTGCGTCCCCTAATGGTGACCCCATCGATATTTCGAGGATATGCACAGCCTGGCAACAAGTCACCATGAGACATGCGGCACTGAGGACCGTGTTTACCGAGAGCGTCAGCGAAACAGGCCTGTGGGACAAGGTGATACTGCGCCGAGCGTCTCCTGAAATGTTGTTCATCGACACAGCACCCGCTGAAGATCCAGTGTACGAGCTCAGCAACCTCCCTAACCTCCGACCTTCAGATAGCAAGCCTCTCCACAGGCTGACAGTCTGCAAGGCGCCCACAAGGACTTTGGTGAAGCTGGATATCAGCACTGCTCTTTGTGAT TCCATCAGCAttcaccttctccttcatGACTTGCGACGAGTGTACGCCACCGAGAGGGCCATCATGGAACCAGAGCAGTTTCAATATCCCGattacctttttttcctcAAAAATGTCCGGCAAGAAAGCAGTCTCAAATACTGGCGTGAGAAACTGACTGGGGTCAACCCCTGCATGTTTCCGCGGCTCACTGTTCTTCCTGAAGAGCAGAAGTTTGTTAACGCTGGTCTGGAGCTTGACATCACTTCGTACGAGTTGGCCAACTTCACTCGGACTCACAAGATTTCTGCCGCTGCAGTACTTCGTCTCGCTTGGGGACTGCTCCTACGGTGCTTTACAGGCTCCAATCAAGTTTGCTTTGGCTTCCAAACAGCTGGGCGTGACGAGGCAAATGTTGGAATGAGACATGCAGTGGGGTCCTTTGCGAACACAGTTGCCTGCACCTTCGAACTTTTAACATATGGCCCGGTGATTCACGCCCTTCaaaaggttgaggaggagctccaGGCGACCCTGCCTCATCAGAATTTCACCATGGCTGAGTTGCAACATGCCATGGGCGCCAAGGGTGGTGAGCGTTTATATAACTCTTGTTTGACTTTCACAGAAGAACCAGCTGGGTTGAACAGCAAGTTTACGACAAGAACGAGCTTCGAGTTGAAACCGATAACACTGCAGCAGACATTCGACACAGATGTCGTCGTAAATACACGATTCACTGGCGGAAAGCTGTTTGTCGATATTGGTCAACGAATCATGTCACCAGAGCAGTCGATCAACGTTGCCAGCACCTTTGGCAAGGCCATCCGGGCTATTTTGGCAACACCCAACAGCTCGATCGGCCTCGTTGACCTCTTCACCGACAGAGACCTCGCCCAAATCCTGGCTTGGGATGCCGAATCTCCCCAGTTAACCGAGACACTCACTGACACGGTTGTGCATGAGTTGATCTCGAGGCAGGCGGAGATGCAGCCCTCATCGCAGGCCATATGTTCCTGGGATGGCTCATACACATATCTGCAactggaggaagaggcgaCCAAGCTCGCTCATCACTTGGTGGATGCAGGGGTTGGGCCTCATTCCGTGGTTCCTGTGGTGATGGACAAATGCAAGCTTGCTCCTGTCGCTATGCTGGCCGTCCTCAA GGCCGGTGCTGCATTCGTTCCCGTGGATTCGCTCGAGCTTGGTATCATCCAGCCGATTTTTGAACGGCTCACCAACTCGAGGGTTGCTGTTTCGTCTGAACTTGCGGCCCCTGTTCTCAGCAACCTTTTTGATCAAGTAGTTGTCGTTACCTCTGAGCTCATGGGGGCAATTCCAGATAACTTAGGATCGCTGACCTCGATGGCCGCCCCGACAGACGCTGCCTGTGTCCTTTTCGTTCCTACATCAACCAGCGAGGCCCGGGGGGTCACGTTCAGCCACTCTGCCCTGGCTACCGCTTTGGTTGGCCAAGGCCCTGCTGCTCGAATCACACCACTCAGTCGCGTCATGCAGCTATCGTCCTTCAATGTCGACATTTGTATTACCGAGATTTTCACAACGCTGGTCTATGGCGCTTGTGTTTGCATACCATCGGCTGCTGAGAAGTTACAGGATTTTGGTGCGGCCGTCAACCGCATGCAGGTCAACTGGAGTTACATGACGCCTCTGCTGTCGAGGAAACTGGATCCGACCCTTCTACCTTCTCTCAAAGTTGTTTGTTTCCGGACACGAAGCCTCGACGATGACACGTACAACATTTGGCATGGGAAGGTCAACGTCGTGCTGGCCTATGGGCCACAGGACTGTTGTCCTCTCGGGATTGCCTTCCTCGAAGCCATGGGAACACATCATCTACGCAGCATCGGGCGACCTTTCAGCGGAAACCTCCTCATTGTTAACCCAGAAGACCACAAGAAGCGTGTTCCAGTTGGCGCCGTTGGAGAGCTTGTTGTGGAGGGACCAACACTGGGCTTCTCCTACCCAAACAGGGAATCCACTGTGAGCCCGATGTCGCCCCTCGGAACTACCGGAGGCAAGGCCCGCTACTTCAAGACTGGTCACCGCGCCAGATACACCGAGGGTGGTCTTATGGAGTTTATCTCTAGTCAGAGGGAGGATATTGACCTTGACGGCAAAACGATCAACGTTACGGAGATCGAGCAGTATCTTCGACGTTGCCTGGGTCGCGGCATGGACGTTATCGTGGATATTGTGGCATTCCGAGGACCGAAATCCGACACCATTTTAGCTGCATTTGTGGAGTTTGGTGATCGCATTGAGGTGGATGAAAGCCTTAGCTCGCTGAGCCTTGCCACCCAGGAGCAGTTGGCTACGGTGAAGCAGCTGGTTCAGGCTGGACTGGAGAACCGGCCGCCCCCATGCATGCTGCCCTCGGTCTTCATACCCGTCAAGCATCTCCCGGTCACGCCGTCTCTCAAGGTCAACCGACGACGTCTACAGAAGATGATCACTGGGATGACCAAAGAGGAACTGTTCAGCATTTGCGCCTTCTCTACCGAAGCGAGACTGGCCATGCTGAAGCCACTGCCACCGACAGAAAGTGAGGAGAAAATGAGATTGTTGTGGGCAAGGGTTTTGGGTATGGAAGATTCCAAGATCACGGCTTTGGATACCTTCTTTGGACTTGGAGGCGATGTGATCATGGCTGGGCAACTAGTAGCCGCTTGCCGCCGCGAGGGCATTTCACTTCCGATCGCCAAAGTACTTCAAAATGCCACCTTGGCTGAACTCAGCAGGACTGTTGCGGAGACTGCAAGTCCTCAGAGCCTACCCGTTCCTCAAgcacccacctctccgccaccaccggtTCCCACAGCATCAAATTCCCCTgcgtcaccaccaacccccagccAAACCCCTGTTCCCAACCCTTCACCAACTGCCCAATCATCGAACGCTATCAAGGAAGTCTTCATTGAGAAGGTTATTGCGCCCAAGATTGGAGTGGACCCAAGCTCGATTGCCGATGCAGCCGAAGCCTCGTCTGTTCAGATCAGGTACATTGAGACGGGTATGCTGCGTGGACGATCCAACATCAATTACTTGACGTTCAACTTCATCGGCGCGGTGGACTCCAAGAAGTTGGAAACAGCATGCAAAACATTGATCAGCATTCATCCAATTCTACGCACTGTATTTGTCCCATATAATCGTCGAGTGTACCAGGCTGTTCTCAAGAATCCCGACATCGAGTTCCGTCGTCATTACTGCCCGACCTGGAGGCTTGCCACCATGTTGGAGAAGATTGTCAAAAAGGATCAGTCCTCTGGCACCAAGTTTGAAACACCAATGACAAAATTCATGTTTTTGGACGGGAGCAAACAGTCGGTTCTAGTTCTGAGGCTCACCAAGGCTCAATATGATGACTTGTCGGTGGCCTTGTTGGTCAAGGACCTCAAGCGACTTTACGATGGATCTCAACCGGCACCCAAAAGGCCAAGTTATTGCGATTTCCTGCGGACTGCCCAGCTCTCCATGGCCCAAGGCCCGGGTGCGGAGGAGTACTGGCGAGCGTTACTAGAGGGTGCTGTGATGACACAGGTTGTTGCCCATTCTCAGCCCTACCAGATGTCTACCCACGTCAAGACAATTCGAAACCCCATGCTGTCTCTGGGACCCCTTGCAAGTCTCGGTATCTCATTCGAGACAGTCCTCAAGGCAGCTTGGGGTATGACGCTTGCCAAGCTCTCGGCAACGTCCGATGTCGTTTTTGGCGAACTGATCGATGGGCGACATGTGCGGCTACCTGGGAACGTATCTGTTGCTGGTGTGATGGGCCCCACCGTCAATACGATCCCCATCCGTATTCAGTTTCCCGACGCCTCATTGACGCCCATGAGTTTGCTTCAATACGTCCAAGCCCAGCACGGTGCCGGCGTACCATTTGAGAACCTCGGGACTCTTTTTCTGATCGAAAAGTGCACACCATGGCCATACTGGACACGTTTCAGTACGGTTGTTCGACATCAGTATGAGGATACCGCCATCCTGCCCAATGAGCCCAAATCATTTCATCTTGGTGCAGCGTCATGCAAATTCACCATCAACGAGTCCAGAGCCCAGGACATTCCAGATCTCTTTGTGAGATCCGTGGTTCGACCCCCTGGCCGAGTTGAAATATCCATTTCGTACTGCTCTGAGCGGATCCCGGAAGCGTTTGCCGACCACGCTCTCCGCATGCTGGcaaccaacatcaccatgcTCACCAATGCCAACCTCACGCAAGAGCTGATCCCACAGGGGTATCAGTACCGCAATATGATGAGGCGAATTCCCCTGACACCGAGCGAGTCAGCTTCTAGCCAGAGCTCGGAAGCCGACAGCTTGAATCTGATCAACTCCCTTAGCCAAGAACAGATCACGCTCATTAGGACGGCGGTTTCCAATACATGGTCGACGATTTTGAATCCTCTTGCGCTCGGAGTGCCGGAGGATCAGGTGCACAATGCCTCATTTTACGATCTCTGGGGCAGTCTGATCCCGGCGTCGCAAATGATGCAGCAGTTGAACCGGGAGCTTCCCAAAGCCAACATCCCAGGCGCCGATGCCAATCTCAAGGTCACGATGGAAGAGATTATTGAGAACGCCACCATGCTCAAGCAGTTTGAAGTCATCGCGTCCAAGGTGAAGCCGCTAGGAAATAAAGATGCAGCAAGGAAGGAGAAGTCAAGGGAGACCACCCGGGTGGGCACCGATAGCCCCAAACTCTCGGGTTTGCAACAGAAGCGAAAGCCAAGCATGAACAACTTGGCCGCCCCAGCGAGCTCGAGCTCCCTTGGATCACGCATCCGCCGTCTGGCGAGCACCGTGGGCCGTACTAACTCGCCGCCCATTGCCAGACCACAGACggcaacctctcccccaccggctacgccaacaaccccagtTGCCATCGGATTGGCATCTGCCATGGTGGCGGACATGTCACCGCTTGCGCCCAAGCTCGTCGGGAGTCTGTCTCCAAGCATGGCAAGCACACCTACCATGCGCAATGGCGCCAGCAGCGCGGCTGGTGTACCAAATTCTGCGCCCCAGCTGCCAAGCCTGCCGCTATTTGAGTCCATCGCCGAAGAATCAGAAGCTGCCAGCGACAACACGCTCAAGCCAGCCGCATGGAGGAAAGCAAGTCCACTGCTCCCAGGCAGTTCAGCCGACAGCATGACGACGGGAAGTTcagccagcagccaccacAGCGGTGAAGGGCTGGGGCTGATGGCTAGGATTGACGAGCACGACACGGAGGAGGACACCATTGTTGCCACAAATAACCAAATCCGCACTGGAGCCAATACACCTATGATCACAGAGGAGATTATTGCTGGTGAAGCCGAGGATGTGACCAGCCCGCTTGCAGCGCCGCCTACTACGACGCCCAAGACGGGGAGCACCAGGTATTTCTCTACGACATCAAGCGGGCAGGCTGAATCAACAGCGGGCGTGAgggaagcaaaagaaagGAGTAAATTGTGGGGGAAGACGGGGATGTCACCTGTTGTTGGGTAG
- a CDS encoding uncharacterized protein (antiSMASH:Cluster_5; COG:S; EggNog:ENOG503NUA9) encodes MASTDDAPPVTTTATSAPSLPAASPSPAPEGKLSGKSSPKSGAGSPRNLDDALDPLNGEHWTQHPVEDDSDSVLDSILSSTASLSSSIFEYRNINGRTFHSDKTNAEYWGPNDDKQLQSQDIIHHCLTLVLEGRLYLAPIDAGKISKVLDVGTGGGLWAIDFADLHPNLEVTGTDISPVQPSWVPPNVRFEIEDATLPWTFRENSFDFVHMRYLFGSIPDWDAIFEQAYAATKPGGWIESFEADANLYSEDGTVTEDSPMGTWTKVFKEAKKKFGRTFFPIEEDVQRRGIEKAGFVNITVKDIKVPMTGFPKDPKLKEIGQYSHLAIEQDLEGMVLYIFGEVMGWSVLEIHAFLAHFRKQMRNKNCHPLFPIRIVYAQKPEKKKD; translated from the exons ATGGCCTCCACCGACGACGCTCCAcctgtcaccaccaccgcaacatCGGCGCCATCACTACCAGCTgcttccccatccccggcGCCGGAGGGGAAATTGTCGGGGAAGAGCTCACCCAAATCTGGGGCGGGTTCGCCGAGGAATTTGGATGATGCGCTTGATCCGCTGAATGGGGAGCACTGGACTCAGCAC CCCGTTGAAGACGACAGCGACTCGGTCCTTGACAGCATTCTGAGTTCCACCGCGAGTCTGTCCTCGAGTATATTTGAATATCGCAACATCAACGGCCGGACGTTCCACAGCGACAAGACCAACGCCGAGTACTGGGGCCCGAACGATGACAAGCAGCTGCAGAGCCAGGATATCATTCACCACTGCCTGACGCTTgtgctggaggggaggttgtaTCTGGCGCCGATTGACGCGGGGAAGATTAGCAAGGTCTTGGACGTGGGCACTGGAGGGGGCTTGTGGGCCAT TGACTTTGCGGACCTGCACCCCAACCTGGAGGTGACGGGGACGGACATCTCCCCTGTGCAGCCTTCGTGGGTGCCCCCCAATGTGAGATTCGAGATTGAGGACGCGACGCTGCCGTGGACGTTCAGGGAGAATTCCTTTGACTTTGTGCACATGAGGTATTTGTTCGGCTCGATTCCGGATTGGGATGCGATTTTTGAGCAGGCTTATGCGGCGACGAAGCCGGGGGGGTGGATTGAGAGTTTTGAGGCGGATGCAAATCTGTACTCGGAAGATGGGACGGTGACGGAGGACTCGCCGATGGGGACGTGGACCAAAGTTttcaaggaggccaagaagaagttTGGGAGGACGTTCTTCCCTATTGAGGAGGACGTGCAGAGGAGAGGCATTGAGAAGGCTGGGTTTGTTAACATAACTGTGAAGGATATCAAG GTGCCGATGACGGGATTCCCGAAGGACCCGAAGCTGAAGGAAATTGGGCAGTATAGCCATTTGGCTATTGAGCAGGACTTGGAAG GCATGGTGCTCTACATTTTTGGAGAAGTCATGGGCTGGTCCGTGCTGGAGATCCACGCTTTCCTGGCTCACTTCCGTAAGCAGATGAGAAACAAGAACTGCCATCCCTTGTTTCCGATCAGGATTGTGTACGCCCAGAAgccagagaagaagaaggactgA
- a CDS encoding uncharacterized protein (antiSMASH:Cluster_5; COG:S; EggNog:ENOG503NXHX) has translation MPRDAERTEAAGGGSTRFTRVRRALYCRVLLIVLTFCLLGPYSQLLRVTSPFCEQLGGFINHRHRPQLSPLLPPLKFKKDGSFQLSIFSDLHFGENAWEPWGPKQDLASLGVINSVLDREPETDFVVLNGDIITGENVYLDNGTQYIDKIAETLASRDITWGSTYGNHDSDCRLSPTAMFEREKRYKGSRTARMVRGREEGVGVTNYYLEVQGLDARVEMVLWFFDSRGGFVSQEEGGGNRRKGRENWVSKEVVRWFREMSGRLKRENGGRSLPGLGFVHIPIGAFWEAQKRGIDGKKQPGINGDQPVNRQGEGWCEDGREGCEYGGQDGGFMEAVMEEGLLGLFVGHDHGDTWCSDYEKGSRRVYLCFGQHTGYGGYGSWIRGSRQVWVSIEGLRLREMDTWVRLESGKVVGRVRLNETFGRDEYEVVEDERTHLPVDEEN, from the exons ATGCCGCGAGACGCTGAAAGGACGGaagctgctggtggtggtagcaCGAGGTTTACGAGGGTCAGACGGGCATTGTATTGCCGAGTTTTGTTGATCGTGTTGACGTTTTGTCTACTCGGTCCTTATTCACAGCTCCTTCGTGTAACAAGCCCATTTTGCGAACAGCTTGGCGGCTTCATCAATCATCGCCATCGACCGCAACTCAGTCCCCTCCTGCCGCCGCTTAAGTTCAAAAAAGACGGCAGCTTCCAACTGAGCATCTTTTCAGATTTGCATTTTGGCGAGA ACGCCTGGGAACCCTGGGGTCCCAAACAagacctcgcctccctcggcGTGATAAACTCTGTTTTGGACAGAGAACCAGAGACGGATTTTGTGGTGCTGAATGGTGATATCATCACGGGGGAGAATGTTTATCTCGACAACGGCACCCAGTATATCGACAAAATCGCCGAGACGTTGGCAAGTAGAGATATTACGTGGGGGAGTACGTACGGGAATCACGACTCGGACTGCAGGCTGTCGCCCACGGCGATGTTTGAGCGGGAGAAGAGGTACAAAGGCAGTAGAACGGCGAGGATGGTAAGGGGcagagaggagggggtgggggtgacGAATTATTATTTGGAGGTGCAAGGGCTGGATgcgagggtggagatggtgttgtggtttTTTGATAGCAGAGGTGGTTTTGTTTCccaggaggagggaggtgggaataggaggaaggggagggaaaaTTGGGTTAGCAAGGAAGTGGTGAGGTGGTTTAGGGAGATGAGCGGGAGGCTGAAGAGAGAGaatggggggaggagtttgccggggttggggtttgtgCATATCCCTATTGGGGCTTTTTGGGAGGCTCAGAAAAGGGGGATAGACGGGAAGAAGCAGCCTGGAATTAATGGGGATCAGCCGGTTAACCGacaaggggaggggtggtgtgaagatgggagggagggttgcGAGTATGGGGGGCAGGATGGGGGTTTTAtggaggcggtgatggaggaggggttgttggggttgtttgtgGGGCATGATCATGGGGATACGTGGTGTTCGGATTATGAAAAGGGGAGCAGGAGGGTTTATTTGTGTTTTGGGCAGCATACGGGTTATGGGGGGTATGGGAGTTGGATTAGGGGATCGAGGCAGGTGTGGGTTTCGATTGAGGGGTTAAGATTGCGGGAGATGGATACGTGGGTTAGGCTGGAGagtgggaaggtggtggggagagtGAGGTTGAATGAGACTTTTGGGAGGGATGAGtatgaggttgtggaggatgagaggaCACATTTGCCGGTTGATGAGGAAAATTAA